Proteins from a genomic interval of Candidatus Hydrogenedentota bacterium:
- a CDS encoding alpha/beta fold hydrolase, with protein MCLKRFVFAAAALGLLLLGGIASSAEGDPGRARVLEGMQRVMGPLPGADCIVPPDVKVLEETDFPAYTQRRITFAVELWDRLPACLLIPKGLKGRAPAVLCLHPTSSLGKDVVTGRGGGTNRNYAQELAECGFVTLAPDYPGFGDYGDARRELYARGYKSASMKGIWNHMRCVDLLRSLPEADPERIGCIGHSLGGHNTLFLAVFDPRVRVAVTSCGFTSFADYYGGDLTGWTHDGYMPAIASEFGKDPARMPFDFPELLAALAPRPLFINAPLRDENFDVSGVRRCVAAAQTVYTRLGAADALRAEYPDDAHDFPDAVRAQAYAFLGEHLNRR; from the coding sequence CTTCTTCTTGGCGGCATCGCTTCGTCGGCGGAGGGGGACCCCGGCCGCGCCCGCGTGCTGGAGGGGATGCAGCGGGTGATGGGTCCGCTGCCGGGCGCGGACTGCATCGTGCCGCCGGACGTGAAGGTGTTGGAGGAGACGGACTTTCCGGCGTACACGCAGCGGCGGATCACCTTCGCTGTGGAGCTATGGGACCGCCTGCCCGCTTGCCTGCTGATTCCCAAGGGTCTGAAGGGCCGCGCGCCGGCGGTGCTTTGCCTCCACCCCACCTCGTCCCTGGGCAAGGACGTGGTCACGGGGCGGGGCGGGGGCACGAACCGCAACTACGCGCAGGAGCTGGCGGAGTGCGGCTTTGTCACCCTGGCGCCGGACTACCCCGGGTTTGGCGACTACGGGGATGCCCGCCGGGAGCTGTACGCCCGGGGCTACAAAAGCGCCAGCATGAAGGGCATCTGGAACCACATGCGCTGTGTGGACCTGCTCCGGTCGCTGCCCGAGGCGGACCCGGAGAGGATCGGCTGCATCGGGCACTCCCTCGGCGGCCACAACACGCTCTTCCTCGCCGTCTTCGACCCGCGCGTCCGGGTGGCCGTCACGAGCTGCGGCTTCACCTCCTTCGCCGACTACTACGGCGGCGACCTCACCGGCTGGACCCATGACGGCTACATGCCCGCCATCGCGTCGGAGTTCGGCAAGGACCCCGCGCGCATGCCCTTCGACTTCCCGGAGCTGCTGGCCGCCCTCGCCCCGCGCCCGCTGTTCATCAACGCCCCCCTGCGCGATGAAAACTTCGACGTGTCGGGCGTGCGCCGCTGCGTCGCGGCGGCGCAAACCGTCTACACCCGGCTCGGCGCGGCGGACGCCCTCCGCGCCGAGTATCCCGACGATGCGCACGACTTCCCCGACGCCGTCCGCGCGCAAGCCTACGCCTTCCTCGGGGAGCACCTGAACCGGCGCTGA
- a CDS encoding cytochrome c biogenesis protein ResB codes for MTLLKKGFRFLASYELSIVLLALLLVVVFLGTVEQARIGLYAAQENYFYSLVAWFPQGAPVAAPLPGGYLLSVLLCVNLLCGGVLAAPKRWRRPGLLIGHAGVLMLMGAGFVSFHLADEGHVTLFEGQSSDRMVSYHEWQLQVTELGPEGRRFILPQDRVEETPPYQWKDFTHPDLPFTLRTGLFLPNARPVMDADAPADGVALAPEREAASRESNLPGITLRLEGPGASVVDGIVWAGEQAPWVAEVGGRKYMFQLARRSWPLPFVLRLEKFTHERHPGTSIPATFSSALTVREAGAERQVDIRMNAPFRHRPHTFFQASWGPQDAREGEPLYSVLAVTRNPASDWPMHASLVISAGLLLHFVQALLAHLRAEAKRRAAP; via the coding sequence ATGACCCTGCTGAAAAAGGGATTCCGGTTCCTCGCGTCGTATGAGCTGTCCATCGTGCTGCTGGCGCTGCTGCTCGTGGTGGTGTTTCTGGGCACGGTGGAGCAGGCCCGCATCGGGCTCTACGCCGCGCAGGAAAACTACTTCTACTCCCTGGTCGCGTGGTTCCCCCAGGGCGCGCCCGTGGCCGCGCCGCTGCCGGGGGGCTATCTGCTCTCCGTGCTGCTCTGCGTCAACCTCCTGTGCGGCGGCGTGCTCGCCGCGCCGAAAAGGTGGCGGCGTCCGGGGCTGCTCATCGGCCACGCGGGCGTGCTGATGCTCATGGGCGCGGGCTTCGTGTCCTTCCACCTGGCCGACGAGGGGCACGTGACGCTGTTCGAGGGGCAGTCGTCGGACCGCATGGTGTCGTACCACGAGTGGCAGTTGCAGGTGACGGAGCTGGGGCCGGAGGGGCGGCGCTTCATCCTCCCCCAGGACCGCGTCGAGGAGACGCCGCCCTACCAGTGGAAGGATTTCACGCACCCGGACCTGCCGTTCACCCTGCGGACCGGGCTTTTCCTGCCCAATGCGCGGCCCGTGATGGACGCCGATGCCCCGGCGGACGGGGTGGCGCTGGCGCCGGAGCGCGAGGCGGCGAGCCGGGAAAGCAACCTGCCGGGGATCACCCTGCGGCTGGAGGGGCCCGGCGCGTCGGTGGTGGACGGGATTGTGTGGGCGGGCGAGCAGGCCCCGTGGGTGGCGGAGGTGGGGGGGAGGAAGTACATGTTCCAACTGGCGCGGCGGTCGTGGCCCCTGCCGTTCGTCCTGCGACTGGAAAAATTCACGCATGAGCGGCACCCGGGCACGAGCATTCCGGCGACCTTCTCCAGCGCCCTGACGGTGCGCGAGGCGGGCGCGGAGCGCCAGGTGGACATCCGCATGAACGCGCCGTTCCGACACCGCCCCCACACCTTCTTTCAGGCGTCGTGGGGGCCGCAGGACGCGCGGGAGGGCGAGCCCCTCTACTCCGTGCTGGCCGTCACGCGGAACCCGGCGTCCGACTGGCCCATGCACGCCTCGCTGGTGATTTCGGCGGGGCTGCTGCTGCATTTCGTGCAGGCGCTGCTGGCCCACCTGCGCGCCGAGGCGAAACGGAGGGCGGCGCCATGA
- a CDS encoding PASTA domain-containing protein → MRAFLISAFVVCLSLSAAAAVDRPADPVVLTGADVPSLLGIAPGSLVAFAFDGAWTQIPVQVDERAVINFTQVYNGSTTYGSFSRLDYTDAGTFTGPDPDTTLDADDEIVFMVKDAGEACPAYAAAPAGVAGDTAVQVTLTDPVDGAAGVVYLFASDGGLDPGAGKSYVDYAFSLNAGEYKANYKISAGPNPEDSLITTDFYERHFSDRWKLDGLRVFAGDATGVDILDRHKNLFAPGICERSEDTFSAAEGAFIINKSGPVRALRGYVGANSGPRTQRTHAFYERREDVITHLRVHSIPAIMDLLDYSPEASGMEYLNNNMDAPVVMDGVVDTVPEGQIAWELARGPQGTLLMLHTLITDIVGMTVSSYYLDEANAGTTQCTGDAHAYGQSGHFVIGVPGSGLPSIPNTDPKTSPFKLFGLGRTIYYMPPGMTDAEGLRLLVNQAEPLQVAAQPRAFDTSATVPDLSGMTLAEAEGALAVAGLAVGAVTEAFSATAAPGTVLGQSPAAGASAAPGSAVDLTVAYGITGGILINNNRSATNSREVTLSLWGSATGGPGLSRMRFSNDGATWSPWERLVDIRAYTLPEGPDGHRTVRVQYLDRDNARSPVFRDYIRLDTAPPSGTIVINNGQSATRSPEVTLGLAWQDGAGAGVTRMRFSNNGSTWSRWEPPAAVKAWTLGGTAPGHYTVRVQYRDGADNVSERFSDYIRLDP, encoded by the coding sequence ATGCGCGCTTTTCTGATTTCGGCCTTTGTTGTGTGCCTTTCCCTTTCGGCCGCGGCCGCGGTTGACCGGCCCGCCGATCCCGTGGTGCTCACGGGCGCGGACGTTCCCTCCCTCCTGGGCATCGCGCCCGGCAGTCTGGTCGCCTTCGCGTTTGACGGGGCGTGGACGCAGATTCCCGTGCAGGTGGACGAGCGGGCGGTCATCAACTTCACGCAGGTGTACAACGGCAGCACCACCTACGGCAGCTTTTCCCGCCTGGACTACACGGACGCGGGCACCTTCACGGGGCCGGACCCGGACACAACGCTGGACGCGGACGATGAGATCGTGTTCATGGTGAAGGACGCCGGGGAGGCCTGCCCCGCGTATGCGGCGGCGCCTGCGGGCGTCGCGGGGGACACGGCGGTTCAGGTCACCCTTACGGATCCGGTGGACGGCGCGGCGGGGGTTGTCTACCTGTTCGCCTCGGACGGCGGGCTGGACCCCGGCGCGGGGAAGAGCTACGTGGACTACGCGTTCAGCCTGAACGCGGGCGAGTACAAGGCCAACTACAAGATCAGCGCTGGCCCCAACCCGGAGGACAGCCTCATCACCACGGACTTCTACGAGCGGCATTTCTCGGACCGGTGGAAGCTGGACGGGCTGCGCGTGTTCGCCGGGGACGCGACGGGTGTGGACATCCTGGACCGGCACAAGAACCTCTTCGCCCCGGGCATCTGCGAACGCAGCGAGGACACCTTCTCCGCCGCCGAGGGCGCCTTCATCATCAACAAGAGCGGCCCGGTGCGCGCGCTGCGCGGCTATGTGGGCGCCAACAGCGGCCCGCGCACCCAGCGGACGCACGCCTTCTACGAGCGGCGCGAGGACGTCATCACCCATCTGCGCGTCCACTCGATCCCGGCGATCATGGACCTCCTCGACTACAGCCCCGAGGCCTCCGGCATGGAGTACCTCAACAACAACATGGACGCGCCTGTCGTCATGGACGGCGTGGTGGACACGGTTCCCGAGGGGCAGATCGCCTGGGAGCTGGCGCGGGGCCCGCAGGGCACGCTCCTCATGCTGCACACCCTGATCACCGACATCGTCGGGATGACGGTCTCGTCCTACTATCTGGACGAGGCCAACGCGGGCACGACCCAGTGCACCGGCGACGCCCACGCCTACGGCCAGAGCGGGCATTTCGTCATCGGCGTGCCGGGAAGCGGGCTGCCGTCCATCCCCAACACGGACCCGAAAACCAGCCCGTTCAAGCTGTTCGGTCTGGGGCGGACCATTTACTACATGCCCCCCGGCATGACGGACGCGGAGGGGCTGCGACTGCTGGTAAACCAGGCAGAGCCCCTGCAGGTTGCCGCGCAGCCCCGCGCGTTTGACACCAGCGCCACCGTGCCCGACCTGTCCGGCATGACGCTGGCGGAGGCCGAGGGTGCCCTGGCCGTGGCTGGGCTCGCCGTCGGCGCCGTCACCGAGGCCTTCAGCGCGACCGCCGCGCCGGGCACAGTGCTTGGCCAGTCCCCGGCGGCGGGGGCCTCCGCGGCCCCCGGGTCCGCCGTGGACCTCACAGTGGCCTACGGCATCACGGGCGGCATCCTCATCAACAACAACCGGTCGGCGACCAACAGCCGCGAAGTCACGCTGTCCCTGTGGGGATCCGCCACCGGCGGCCCCGGCCTGTCGCGGATGCGCTTCAGCAACGACGGGGCCACCTGGTCCCCCTGGGAGCGCCTCGTGGACATCCGGGCGTACACGCTGCCCGAGGGGCCCGACGGCCACCGTACCGTCCGCGTGCAGTACCTCGACCGGGACAACGCGCGGTCGCCGGTGTTCAGGGACTACATCCGCCTCGACACAGCGCCCCCCTCGGGGACCATTGTCATCAACAACGGCCAGTCCGCCACCCGCTCCCCCGAGGTCACCCTTGGTCTGGCCTGGCAGGACGGGGCCGGCGCGGGCGTGACGCGCATGCGCTTCAGCAACAACGGGTCCACCTGGAGCCGCTGGGAGCCCCCTGCGGCGGTCAAGGCCTGGACCCTCGGCGGCACCGCGCCGGGCCACTACACCGTCCGCGTCCAGTACCGCGACGGCGCCGACAACGTCTCGGAGCGCTTCAGCGACTACATCCGCCTCGACCCCTGA
- the ccsA gene encoding cytochrome c biogenesis protein CcsA, with amino-acid sequence MKTRARALLILLAAAVAAPALAETPRWPEETVRLFATLPVQEGGRVKPLDTLARFTLLRLNGMRVLKAETPEGRLRLSATEWLLDVFFRPELAETYRCFSVETGEVVAALGGAAHTKKRDRYSYAELAPHRDKLMELARKYADTPAEKRGWMESQIVSLGEAVVLFENLAGAFDALRRPHRFPADSVFADAFPGEEGVPLSGMLKRMPGVLGEMQARRADMSEEEARKTAQEAESFFTALETDLAGAWNLAIFPPESPEASAWRSLAEVAAAAFQPDGPPYAEDPLLPLLEKLAAAPPASAEFAEAARAFQTASVARAAARGEYRRVPLEHFFYRTQFLFYSQWLFVLAFLAWALTWAAPGSVWMRRGALLSLLPPLALLAAGITLRCVIRGRPPVTTLYETVLFTAFVAVGTALVVELVNRQRIAGTLGALAGAAGLFFAYRYEAREAVDTMPAVVAVLDTNFWLATHVTTIVAGYGAGLFAALLAHVWILGRLLRLRRDDAAFYTAVSRAVYGVLCFCLLFSVIGTVLGGVWAAQSWGRFWGWDPKENGALMIVLWGLVLLHARKGGHLRDCGMAAGAVLMGMIVVFSWWGVNALGVGLHSYGFTQGIWRNLFLFWGGQGIVTLAAFAPWTAGPGPKQS; translated from the coding sequence ATGAAAACCCGCGCGCGCGCCCTGCTCATTCTGCTGGCTGCCGCCGTCGCCGCGCCCGCGCTTGCGGAAACCCCGCGCTGGCCGGAGGAGACCGTGCGGCTGTTCGCCACCCTGCCGGTGCAGGAGGGCGGGCGCGTGAAGCCGCTGGACACATTGGCGCGGTTCACACTCCTGCGGCTCAACGGCATGCGCGTGCTGAAGGCGGAGACGCCGGAGGGTCGCCTGCGCCTCAGCGCGACGGAGTGGCTGCTGGACGTCTTCTTCCGCCCCGAACTGGCGGAGACCTACCGGTGCTTCTCCGTGGAGACGGGCGAGGTGGTGGCGGCGCTGGGCGGCGCGGCGCACACGAAAAAGCGCGACCGCTACTCCTACGCGGAGCTCGCGCCGCACCGGGACAAGCTGATGGAGCTGGCGCGGAAGTACGCGGACACGCCCGCCGAAAAGCGCGGATGGATGGAGAGCCAGATCGTCTCCCTCGGCGAGGCGGTGGTCCTGTTCGAGAATCTCGCGGGGGCCTTTGACGCGCTCCGCCGCCCGCACCGGTTTCCAGCGGACTCCGTTTTCGCCGACGCGTTTCCCGGGGAGGAGGGCGTGCCGCTGAGCGGGATGCTGAAGCGGATGCCCGGCGTGCTCGGGGAAATGCAGGCGCGCCGCGCCGACATGTCCGAGGAGGAGGCGCGGAAAACGGCCCAAGAAGCGGAGTCTTTCTTCACCGCCCTGGAGACGGACCTCGCCGGCGCGTGGAACCTGGCGATCTTCCCCCCGGAGAGTCCGGAGGCGTCCGCGTGGCGCAGTCTGGCCGAGGTGGCCGCGGCGGCCTTCCAGCCGGACGGCCCGCCGTATGCGGAGGACCCGCTGCTGCCGCTGCTCGAGAAACTCGCGGCGGCGCCCCCGGCGTCGGCGGAATTCGCGGAGGCGGCGCGGGCCTTCCAGACGGCATCGGTGGCGCGGGCCGCCGCGCGCGGCGAATACCGCCGGGTGCCGCTGGAGCACTTCTTCTACCGGACGCAGTTCCTCTTCTACAGCCAGTGGCTTTTCGTGCTGGCGTTTCTGGCGTGGGCGCTGACCTGGGCCGCGCCGGGCAGCGTTTGGATGCGGCGCGGCGCGCTGCTCTCGCTGCTGCCGCCGCTGGCGCTGCTGGCCGCGGGCATCACGCTGCGCTGCGTCATCCGGGGCCGGCCCCCCGTGACCACGCTCTACGAGACCGTGCTTTTCACCGCCTTCGTGGCCGTGGGCACCGCCCTCGTGGTGGAGCTGGTGAACCGGCAGCGCATCGCGGGGACCCTCGGCGCGCTCGCGGGGGCGGCGGGGCTCTTCTTCGCCTACCGCTACGAGGCGCGCGAGGCCGTGGACACCATGCCCGCCGTGGTGGCCGTGCTCGACACAAACTTCTGGCTGGCGACGCATGTCACGACCATCGTCGCGGGATACGGCGCGGGGCTCTTCGCGGCCCTGCTGGCCCATGTGTGGATCCTGGGGAGGCTTTTGCGCCTGCGGCGCGACGACGCCGCCTTCTACACCGCCGTCTCGCGCGCGGTCTACGGCGTCCTGTGCTTCTGCCTGCTCTTCTCCGTCATCGGCACCGTGCTCGGCGGCGTGTGGGCCGCCCAGAGCTGGGGCCGGTTCTGGGGCTGGGACCCCAAGGAGAACGGCGCGCTCATGATCGTGCTGTGGGGGCTGGTGCTGCTGCACGCCCGCAAGGGCGGCCATCTGCGCGACTGCGGCATGGCCGCGGGCGCCGTGCTCATGGGAATGATCGTCGTGTTCTCCTGGTGGGGGGTGAACGCCCTCGGGGTGGGCCTCCACAGCTACGGGTTCACCCAGGGCATCTGGCGCAACCTGTTTCTCTTCTGGGGCGGCCAGGGGATCGTGACGCTGGCCGCCTTTGCCCCGTGGACGGCGGGTCCGGGGCCGAAACAGTCCTGA